The following proteins are co-located in the Micromonospora viridifaciens genome:
- a CDS encoding SDR family oxidoreductase, which translates to MTRRTVLITGASGVVGTAVLAELSGYDVIAAAYRRLPGGSNRVVRLDLHAPSLGLDRRAYRELCAEVDAVIHSAAIVNFSADQAEVDRLNIEGLGRVVEFAAEADATLVHVSTAYVSRYGRAGGGGRLGTEKVAARTDEYVTSKYLGEQMVRDSGIDALIVRPAIVIGDSRTGVIRQHQGVHQLAEYLVTGKLPFIPAHPGTFFDLVPQDMVAQGIRAVLDADLRKGDYWLTAGPAGIPVERYLELVTETARECGMGIPDGRIADPSIVDRLVRPAFADVLPAEDLARLDGVVAVCGLVIIPELLPTSFGTIPGGPDAMTPAQAEDAWRVSLRHLIRGLQQ; encoded by the coding sequence ATGACGCGACGTACCGTCCTGATCACCGGGGCCAGCGGCGTCGTGGGCACCGCCGTACTGGCCGAGCTCTCCGGGTACGACGTGATCGCCGCCGCCTACCGACGCCTGCCGGGCGGCTCGAACCGGGTGGTCCGGCTGGACCTGCACGCCCCCTCGCTCGGGCTCGACCGCCGCGCCTATCGCGAGCTGTGCGCCGAGGTCGACGCGGTGATCCACTCGGCCGCCATCGTCAACTTCTCCGCCGACCAGGCGGAGGTGGACCGGCTCAACATCGAGGGCCTCGGCCGGGTCGTCGAGTTCGCCGCCGAGGCGGACGCGACCCTGGTCCATGTCAGCACCGCGTACGTGTCCCGGTACGGCCGCGCCGGTGGCGGCGGCCGGCTGGGCACCGAGAAGGTGGCCGCCCGGACCGACGAGTACGTCACGTCGAAGTACCTCGGCGAGCAGATGGTCCGCGACAGCGGCATCGACGCGCTGATCGTCCGGCCGGCGATCGTCATCGGCGACTCCCGTACCGGCGTTATCCGTCAGCACCAGGGAGTGCACCAGCTCGCCGAGTACCTGGTGACCGGCAAGCTGCCCTTCATCCCGGCGCATCCCGGCACGTTCTTCGACCTCGTCCCGCAGGACATGGTCGCGCAGGGGATCCGCGCGGTGCTCGACGCCGACCTGCGTAAGGGCGACTACTGGCTGACCGCCGGGCCCGCCGGCATCCCGGTGGAGCGTTACCTCGAACTGGTGACGGAGACCGCTCGCGAGTGCGGCATGGGCATACCCGACGGCCGGATCGCGGACCCGTCCATCGTGGATCGGCTGGTCCGGCCGGCGTTCGCGGACGTCCTTCCCGCCGAGGACCTGGCCCGGCTGGACGGCGTGGTGGCCGTCTGCGGGCTGGTCATCATCCCCGAGCTGCTGCCGACGTCGTTCGGCACGATTCCCGGCGGACCGGACGCGATGACCCCGGCGCAGGCCGAGGACGCGTGGCGGGTCAGCCTGCGTCACCTGATCCGGGGCTTGCAGCAGTGA
- a CDS encoding isochorismatase family protein, which translates to MDNQELSAQYDEAGFGGRVGFGEKPAVLVIDFAKAWLDPTSPLGSDLSKPLAETVRILDEARAKDVPVFFTTMAFEPDMSDCGEHVARKKRHTSIQVKGTEWVELDPQLKRRPNEVLINKPRASSFYATNLLSLLVSHRVDTLIITGCSTSGCVRATAQTSHDHNFRTIIPRQAVGDRSASAHEASLFDMNARMADVVDVDEVLEYLRGL; encoded by the coding sequence TTGGACAACCAGGAGCTCTCGGCCCAGTACGACGAAGCTGGCTTCGGCGGCAGGGTGGGCTTCGGTGAGAAGCCGGCAGTTCTGGTCATCGACTTCGCGAAGGCATGGCTCGACCCGACCTCGCCGCTGGGTAGCGACCTCAGCAAGCCGCTGGCCGAGACCGTGCGCATCCTCGACGAGGCACGCGCCAAGGATGTGCCGGTCTTCTTCACGACGATGGCCTTCGAGCCGGACATGAGCGACTGCGGCGAGCATGTCGCCCGCAAGAAGCGGCACACGTCCATCCAGGTCAAGGGCACGGAGTGGGTTGAGCTGGACCCCCAGCTCAAGCGCCGCCCGAACGAGGTGCTGATCAACAAGCCCCGCGCTTCCTCGTTCTACGCGACGAATCTGCTCAGCCTGCTCGTCTCGCACCGGGTTGACACCCTCATCATTACCGGTTGCAGCACCAGCGGTTGCGTGCGCGCGACCGCTCAGACCTCGCACGACCACAACTTCCGTACCATCATCCCGCGGCAGGCTGTTGGTGACCGCTCCGCCTCCGCACACGAGGCGAGCCTGTTCGACATGAACGCCCGGATGGCCGACGTCGTCGACGTCGATGAGGTCCTCGAATACCTTCGCGGGCTGTGA
- a CDS encoding enoyl-CoA hydratase-related protein, which produces MDTYSEILYSVSDRIATVSLNRPDERNGYTLRMADELAHAFDRADRDDDVRVVVLTGTGEHFCAGLDMSVTEFDTPDDPEAEWAEPAGRCSMRIFAMNKPVIAAIRGAAVGAGATIILPADYRLAATDARFGYVFSRRGIYAEGASTWFLPRLVGMGCALDWMISGRAFDAAEALSAGLVHSVHEPEHLLDKAYQLARTIIATTAPVSVAVIRQMLYRTGALDSPYPAHRLDSRLSAAALTSADAREGFDSFRQRRAPAFPGRVSSDLPDHLPWGNE; this is translated from the coding sequence GTGGATACGTACAGCGAGATCCTCTACTCCGTTTCCGACCGGATCGCCACGGTCTCGCTCAACCGTCCCGACGAGCGCAACGGCTACACCCTGCGGATGGCCGACGAACTCGCGCACGCGTTCGACCGCGCCGACCGCGACGACGACGTCCGGGTCGTCGTCCTCACCGGTACGGGTGAGCACTTCTGCGCCGGGTTGGACATGTCCGTGACGGAGTTCGACACCCCCGACGACCCCGAGGCGGAGTGGGCGGAGCCGGCGGGCCGGTGCTCGATGCGGATCTTCGCGATGAACAAGCCGGTCATCGCGGCGATCCGGGGCGCGGCCGTCGGCGCAGGCGCCACCATCATCCTGCCGGCCGACTACCGGCTCGCCGCCACCGATGCGCGATTCGGGTACGTCTTTAGCCGGCGCGGCATCTACGCCGAAGGCGCGTCCACCTGGTTCCTCCCACGGCTGGTCGGGATGGGCTGCGCGCTCGACTGGATGATCAGCGGGCGGGCGTTCGACGCCGCCGAGGCGCTCTCAGCTGGCCTGGTGCACAGCGTCCACGAGCCGGAGCACCTGCTCGACAAGGCGTACCAGCTCGCGCGGACCATCATCGCCACCACCGCGCCGGTGTCCGTGGCGGTCATCCGGCAGATGCTGTACCGGACCGGCGCGCTGGACTCGCCGTACCCGGCGCACCGGCTGGACTCCCGACTCTCCGCCGCGGCTCTGACCAGCGCGGACGCGAGGGAGGGCTTCGACTCCTTCCGGCAGCGGCGCGCCCCGGCCTTCCCCGGGCGGGTCAGCAGCGACCTGCCCGACCACCTTCCCTGGGGGAACGAATGA
- a CDS encoding NAD-dependent epimerase/dehydratase family protein: MARVVVTGADGFVGKPLTVALADQGHTVLDLGPAYDVDVTDTDRVRARLSALAPDLIIHLAGVSGPMLHTDKPEVVMAVNAVGTVNILESARRMGGVRVMVAGSVSGYTTGTAQDPRPASVYGVTKRCAELLVGVYRSQFGMQCTAIRIGSVYGLGRKTAHVLDGMISRALAGEPVPFAPAGWEPLLHVSDAAALLAALCDVAAWREQYDLVTTPASHQTLAEMVCELSGSGSRPVAEDPPIYQWPVQFDIRPLLHDVARDHAPVALAEGIGQLLRQRQRQAPS; this comes from the coding sequence ATGGCGAGAGTCGTGGTGACCGGCGCCGATGGCTTCGTCGGTAAGCCCCTTACGGTCGCACTGGCCGACCAGGGCCACACGGTCCTGGACCTCGGGCCCGCGTACGACGTCGATGTGACCGACACGGACCGGGTCCGGGCGAGGCTGTCAGCGCTGGCACCCGACCTCATCATCCACCTCGCCGGCGTGTCGGGGCCCATGCTTCACACCGACAAGCCAGAAGTCGTCATGGCTGTCAACGCCGTCGGAACGGTGAACATCCTGGAAAGCGCGCGGCGCATGGGGGGCGTGCGCGTGATGGTGGCAGGCAGCGTCTCCGGCTACACAACGGGAACCGCGCAGGACCCCCGGCCGGCCTCCGTCTATGGCGTGACCAAGCGGTGCGCGGAGTTGCTGGTCGGGGTGTATCGAAGCCAGTTCGGCATGCAGTGCACCGCGATCCGCATCGGGTCGGTCTACGGCCTCGGACGCAAGACCGCACATGTCCTCGACGGCATGATAAGCCGCGCGCTCGCCGGAGAACCGGTTCCCTTCGCGCCCGCCGGCTGGGAGCCTCTGCTTCACGTGTCCGACGCGGCGGCGCTGCTTGCCGCCCTCTGTGACGTAGCGGCCTGGCGTGAGCAGTACGACCTCGTGACCACGCCCGCCTCGCACCAGACATTGGCGGAGATGGTGTGCGAGTTGAGCGGCTCTGGTTCGCGCCCCGTCGCCGAAGATCCACCCATCTATCAGTGGCCGGTGCAGTTCGACATCAGGCCTCTGCTGCACGACGTGGCGCGCGACCACGCGCCGGTCGCACTGGCCGAGGGAATCGGCCAGCTCCTCAGGCAAAGACAGCGGCAGGCTCCGTCGTGA
- a CDS encoding dihydroorotase has translation MFDVVVRRGSIVSAQETRPGDIAITDGRIVAVMAPGAPVTAKREYDAAGCYVLPGAVDAHVHSRAPARPDRETWESATQAAARGGITTIIEMPTSDPAASTPAVLQNRVRTALQSAYVDFALYAGGVTDSARVAAELAAEGIVGFKILSHSPPPSRVREFVGLCAVSNAQLYESLQAIATTGLPCAVHAEDESLLEQGVQRTRATGTGHPLEHARSRPPYVEAVSIATLLVLTEETGARLHLPHVSSAWGLQLALEGKRKGVDVSVETCAHYLCFDESKLAELGGFAKVNPPLRKAADREALWEGIRTGAVDIVASDHGPYLYEEKDKASIWEAQAGNPGLEAVASVVYDAAVRGSITFNQAAAVLAEGPAQRFGLSRKGRLAPGFDADLVIIDPDQKWTFDWQDAYSLVRRNYKMYQGREFHGKLRTVLSRGALVYDGNKVVGGAGHGRYVTPGD, from the coding sequence ATGTTTGACGTTGTCGTCCGCCGCGGATCCATTGTGTCGGCCCAAGAAACACGGCCAGGGGATATCGCGATCACGGACGGGAGGATCGTTGCGGTGATGGCGCCGGGCGCGCCGGTTACCGCCAAGCGCGAGTACGACGCCGCAGGCTGCTACGTCCTTCCCGGCGCCGTCGATGCGCACGTGCACAGCCGCGCTCCGGCTCGTCCGGACCGCGAGACCTGGGAGTCGGCGACGCAAGCGGCAGCACGAGGCGGCATCACCACCATCATCGAGATGCCGACGAGCGATCCAGCCGCGAGCACCCCGGCGGTGCTGCAGAATCGCGTGCGCACGGCGCTGCAAAGCGCCTATGTTGACTTCGCCCTGTATGCGGGCGGAGTCACCGACAGTGCGCGGGTCGCTGCTGAGTTGGCGGCCGAGGGCATCGTCGGCTTCAAGATCCTTTCCCACTCGCCGCCGCCCAGCCGGGTTCGCGAGTTCGTGGGGCTGTGCGCCGTCTCCAACGCCCAGCTGTACGAGTCCCTGCAGGCGATCGCCACCACCGGCCTGCCGTGTGCCGTGCACGCCGAGGACGAGTCTCTGCTGGAGCAGGGCGTGCAGCGCACCCGCGCCACCGGGACGGGGCATCCGCTGGAACACGCCCGATCCCGACCGCCGTACGTCGAGGCCGTATCGATCGCCACGCTCCTGGTCCTGACCGAGGAGACCGGCGCTCGCCTGCATCTGCCCCACGTCTCCTCGGCATGGGGACTGCAACTCGCGCTGGAGGGCAAGCGCAAGGGCGTGGACGTCTCGGTGGAGACCTGCGCCCACTACCTGTGCTTCGACGAGTCCAAGCTGGCGGAGCTGGGCGGATTTGCGAAGGTCAACCCGCCCCTGCGCAAGGCGGCCGATCGCGAAGCGCTTTGGGAAGGCATACGCACCGGCGCGGTGGACATCGTCGCCAGCGACCACGGTCCTTACCTCTATGAGGAGAAGGACAAGGCGTCGATCTGGGAGGCGCAGGCGGGCAATCCGGGCCTGGAGGCGGTTGCCTCGGTCGTCTACGACGCGGCCGTGCGCGGCAGCATCACCTTCAACCAAGCCGCAGCCGTTCTCGCCGAAGGCCCTGCCCAGCGGTTCGGGCTTTCGCGAAAGGGCCGTCTGGCCCCCGGGTTCGACGCTGATCTCGTCATCATCGACCCGGATCAGAAGTGGACGTTCGACTGGCAGGACGCCTACTCGCTGGTACGGCGGAACTACAAGATGTACCAGGGGCGGGAATTCCACGGAAAACTGCGCACCGTGCTGTCCCGCGGCGCGCTCGTTTACGACGGCAACAAGGTCGTCGGTGGCGCCGGACATGGCCGGTACGTAACGCCAGGAGACTGA
- a CDS encoding MFS transporter, which translates to MESTELTTKVGIRQFLAVGGGQAIENYDWMLYGLVAAYLGPQFFPGQGPVHSTLNALAVFGVAFAARPLGALIFGPMADRIGRKPLMLWAVGSMSAFSFLMGLLPTAVTVGTWAAVLLVLLRMLQGMSIGVEQPLLASYGLEIAPKGREAWYAGLLQLATQFGILLASLTAFFCTLALGDSGMEEGGWRIPFIVGGLLGLGVLWLRRSLPETVHAEEAEHRTSKEVRRAVRANPLALVAIIFVVGGTQVINYGWTSGLPSTARAVFGQSGALIFGLTSLLSVIIMLMAPIAGKIADHFGMGRTFVWTRLLSIPFAFVLLLYADPGVVAFVLAMAGGAVILPFALSFFNAISASLVPAGHRVTAVGLGYSLGVALFGGTASYLLVWLSSMDLYWVFPVYIGVILLLGVLTYRIAVTRTGLHNAVYSTAEPDRYQHRPAGGSRELIEEAA; encoded by the coding sequence ATGGAATCAACCGAGCTGACCACGAAAGTCGGCATTCGCCAGTTCTTGGCAGTCGGGGGTGGACAGGCGATCGAGAACTACGACTGGATGTTGTACGGCCTCGTCGCTGCCTACCTCGGACCGCAGTTCTTTCCCGGCCAGGGGCCGGTCCACAGCACCCTGAACGCCCTGGCCGTCTTCGGTGTTGCCTTCGCGGCCCGGCCACTGGGCGCGTTGATCTTTGGCCCCATGGCAGACCGCATCGGTCGTAAGCCACTCATGCTGTGGGCGGTCGGCTCGATGTCAGCGTTCTCGTTCCTGATGGGGCTGCTGCCGACCGCAGTCACTGTCGGAACATGGGCCGCCGTCCTACTCGTCCTTCTCCGCATGCTCCAGGGCATGTCGATCGGGGTCGAGCAGCCGCTGCTGGCCTCCTACGGCCTGGAGATCGCCCCCAAAGGCAGGGAAGCCTGGTACGCGGGTCTGCTGCAACTGGCCACGCAGTTCGGCATCCTGCTCGCATCGCTCACCGCGTTCTTCTGCACGCTTGCGCTGGGAGACAGCGGGATGGAGGAGGGCGGCTGGCGGATTCCGTTCATCGTGGGTGGCCTGCTCGGCCTGGGCGTGCTGTGGCTGCGCCGCTCTCTGCCAGAGACGGTCCACGCCGAGGAGGCGGAGCACCGCACCTCCAAAGAGGTCCGCCGGGCTGTTCGCGCCAACCCGCTAGCCCTCGTCGCCATCATCTTCGTCGTCGGTGGAACCCAGGTCATCAACTACGGCTGGACCTCCGGGCTCCCCAGCACCGCCCGTGCGGTCTTCGGTCAGAGCGGAGCCCTGATCTTCGGCCTCACGAGCCTCCTGTCCGTGATCATCATGCTCATGGCGCCGATCGCCGGCAAGATCGCCGACCACTTTGGCATGGGGCGCACCTTCGTCTGGACCCGCCTGCTGTCGATCCCCTTCGCCTTCGTGCTGTTGCTGTACGCCGACCCTGGCGTGGTGGCATTCGTCCTCGCCATGGCCGGAGGCGCCGTCATCCTGCCGTTCGCGCTGTCGTTCTTCAACGCGATCTCCGCCTCCCTGGTGCCAGCCGGACACCGGGTCACGGCGGTCGGACTTGGTTACTCCCTTGGTGTGGCCCTCTTCGGCGGTACCGCCTCCTACCTGCTCGTGTGGCTCAGCTCGATGGACCTCTACTGGGTGTTCCCGGTGTACATCGGCGTGATCCTGCTGCTCGGCGTGCTGACCTACCGGATCGCCGTGACGCGGACGGGGCTGCACAACGCCGTCTACTCGACCGCCGAGCCGGACCGCTACCAGCACCGGCCCGCTGGCGGCTCGCGGGAGCTGATCGAGGAAGCGGCCTAG
- a CDS encoding M24 family metallopeptidase encodes MTEARLSHITPEGERQRRYRALREAMADNGLDAMLVCGRGDEVLRGRIQYVSIPGNDGRLRPGMVLSLHPEIRIDDPAEQAAVGGISISDNVLVTAASSARMTDDPDVEWVVL; translated from the coding sequence ATGACGGAAGCACGACTGAGCCACATCACGCCGGAGGGGGAGCGGCAGCGACGCTACCGCGCGCTGCGGGAGGCCATGGCCGACAACGGCTTGGACGCGATGCTCGTCTGCGGCCGGGGCGACGAGGTGCTTCGGGGAAGGATCCAGTACGTCTCTATTCCGGGCAACGACGGGCGGCTGCGTCCCGGCATGGTGCTGAGCCTGCATCCGGAGATCCGCATCGACGACCCTGCGGAGCAGGCAGCGGTCGGCGGCATCAGCATCTCCGACAATGTCCTGGTCACCGCGGCCAGCTCTGCACGGATGACCGACGACCCGGACGTCGAGTGGGTGGTTCTTTGA
- a CDS encoding sulfite exporter TauE/SafE family protein, whose amino-acid sequence MDVGTTVADLGGWPFVGLLGVIFLGAIIQGTTGFGLGLFAAPVMVVVEPGLLPAALILVSIPLPLLMALREPVAARSAGLGWAFIGRITGTAVGVAAVAWFSPRVLALVVAGAVLLAVGLSVTSWRPSVTPRSLLVAGFLSGAAGTATAVGGPPMALLFQRSTGAEVRSTLGWFFFFGTSLSLVGLLLAGQVTTMHVRAAAWMALPMVAGFAVSGRLRSIIDNGRTRLALLSLATISALALLGRSVAGT is encoded by the coding sequence GTGGACGTTGGGACGACGGTGGCGGACCTGGGAGGCTGGCCCTTTGTCGGGCTGCTCGGGGTCATCTTCCTGGGCGCCATCATCCAGGGCACCACGGGATTCGGGCTCGGCCTCTTCGCTGCCCCGGTCATGGTCGTGGTCGAGCCAGGGCTGCTGCCCGCGGCGTTGATCCTTGTCAGTATCCCGTTGCCCCTGCTCATGGCACTGCGCGAGCCCGTAGCGGCGCGGTCGGCGGGCTTGGGCTGGGCGTTCATCGGCAGAATCACGGGCACCGCGGTCGGCGTGGCGGCGGTCGCCTGGTTCTCGCCGCGTGTCTTGGCGCTGGTCGTGGCGGGCGCTGTCCTGCTCGCGGTCGGGCTGAGCGTGACCAGCTGGCGGCCCTCTGTCACACCGCGTTCCCTGCTGGTCGCGGGGTTCCTCAGCGGCGCGGCAGGAACCGCCACCGCCGTGGGCGGTCCGCCGATGGCCCTGCTGTTCCAGAGGTCCACCGGCGCCGAGGTGCGCTCGACGCTGGGATGGTTCTTCTTCTTCGGAACCAGTCTCTCGCTGGTGGGCCTGCTGCTGGCTGGTCAGGTGACGACCATGCACGTCCGGGCCGCCGCGTGGATGGCGTTGCCGATGGTGGCTGGCTTCGCGGTGTCGGGCCGGCTTCGGTCGATCATCGACAACGGCCGTACCCGGCTGGCGCTCTTGAGCCTGGCCACCATCTCGGCCCTGGCACTGCTCGGACGTTCGGTCGCCGGAACGTGA
- a CDS encoding aspartate aminotransferase family protein, which translates to MSSTVFDLYRRHLGEGLGRVAAMLHTPLEVGATGTVVHTADGRQLLNCAGYGVFFVGAGNPVVLAAVRDQLERQALSTRVLLNEPAARAAAALTSVAPEGLVKVHFANSGAEAVETAIKIARANGRHRLVSMHSGYHGKTVGALSLTARSLYQDPFRPLLPEVTHVRFGDLDELAAVVDRDVCVVVEPVQSEGGVIIPQPGYLKAVEALCRDRGAMLVLDEVMTGLGRLGTWWAADRDGVRPDVLLVGKALSGGLVPVAATLATEEAFAPFDKDPYLHTSTFSANPLAMAAVRATVEVIREEKLVERAADLGARLLAAITETVRSIGHLVADVRGAGLLIGVEFRSGMHAAEFLMDLLDNDVVVNHSMNAHPVLRLTPPATMTADEEKRLVASFERACAALAARFPATGSDAPA; encoded by the coding sequence GTGTCCTCCACTGTTTTCGATCTCTACCGCCGTCATCTCGGCGAGGGGCTGGGCCGGGTGGCCGCCATGCTCCACACACCCTTGGAGGTCGGTGCCACGGGCACCGTGGTGCACACCGCGGACGGCCGTCAACTGCTGAACTGCGCCGGCTACGGCGTGTTCTTCGTCGGTGCCGGGAATCCGGTCGTGCTCGCGGCGGTGCGCGACCAGCTCGAACGGCAGGCGTTGTCCACCCGGGTGCTGCTGAACGAGCCCGCCGCCCGGGCCGCCGCGGCGTTGACCTCGGTGGCGCCGGAGGGCCTGGTCAAGGTGCACTTCGCCAACTCGGGCGCGGAGGCGGTGGAGACCGCGATCAAGATCGCCCGGGCGAACGGGCGGCACCGGCTGGTCTCCATGCACAGCGGATACCACGGCAAGACGGTCGGCGCACTGTCGCTCACCGCACGGTCGCTCTATCAGGATCCGTTCCGCCCGCTGCTGCCCGAGGTCACCCACGTCAGGTTCGGCGACCTGGACGAACTGGCCGCCGTCGTCGACCGTGACGTCTGCGTGGTCGTCGAACCAGTGCAGAGCGAGGGCGGGGTGATCATCCCCCAACCCGGCTATCTCAAGGCGGTCGAGGCGCTGTGCCGCGATCGGGGGGCGATGCTCGTCCTGGACGAGGTGATGACCGGGCTGGGGCGGCTCGGGACGTGGTGGGCAGCGGACCGCGACGGCGTACGGCCGGATGTCCTGCTGGTCGGCAAGGCGCTCAGCGGCGGGCTGGTGCCGGTCGCGGCGACCCTGGCGACCGAGGAGGCGTTCGCCCCGTTCGACAAGGACCCCTACCTGCACACGTCCACGTTCTCCGCGAACCCCCTCGCCATGGCCGCCGTCCGGGCGACGGTCGAGGTGATCAGGGAGGAGAAGCTGGTGGAGCGGGCGGCCGATCTGGGCGCACGCCTACTTGCCGCGATCACCGAGACGGTGCGGTCGATCGGGCACCTGGTGGCCGACGTACGCGGCGCCGGCCTGCTCATCGGAGTGGAGTTCCGCTCCGGAATGCACGCCGCGGAGTTCCTGATGGACCTGCTCGACAACGACGTGGTCGTCAACCACTCGATGAACGCGCACCCGGTGCTGCGGCTGACCCCACCCGCCACGATGACCGCCGACGAGGAGAAACGGCTGGTCGCCTCGTTCGAGCGGGCCTGCGCCGCCCTGGCCGCGCGCTTCCCCGCCACCGGAAGCGACGCCCCGGCATGA
- a CDS encoding SRPBCC family protein → MTAQAAGHGPEIAEQITVAAPAGTVYAAVAEVRRMARWSPECFAVWVTRRDGGQPRRFVGWNRRGPFLWFTTCRVVTATPGSEFAFDVTTFGQPVARWGFRFSETDGGTQVTEYWQDRRNGASRVLGRIFTGRAAAERPTVNRNGMRETLRRLKRDLEAA, encoded by the coding sequence ATGACTGCACAGGCAGCCGGACACGGTCCGGAAATCGCCGAACAGATCACCGTCGCGGCGCCGGCGGGGACGGTCTACGCGGCCGTCGCCGAGGTGCGGCGGATGGCCCGGTGGAGCCCGGAGTGCTTCGCGGTCTGGGTCACCCGGCGCGACGGCGGGCAGCCGCGACGGTTCGTCGGCTGGAACCGTCGGGGCCCGTTCCTCTGGTTCACCACCTGCCGGGTCGTCACCGCGACCCCGGGCAGCGAGTTCGCCTTCGACGTCACCACCTTCGGCCAGCCGGTGGCCCGCTGGGGCTTCCGCTTCAGCGAGACCGACGGCGGCACCCAGGTGACCGAGTACTGGCAGGACCGGCGCAACGGGGCCTCCCGCGTCCTCGGCCGGATCTTCACCGGCAGGGCCGCGGCGGAGCGCCCGACGGTGAACCGGAACGGCATGCGGGAGACCCTGCGCCGGTTGAAGCGGGACCTGGAAGCGGCCTGA
- a CDS encoding SDR family NAD(P)-dependent oxidoreductase, protein MATGLAGKVAVVTGSSRGIGKGIAVALAREGAKVVVNGLDDDVEAEKTYREVTQNGGVALLCPGDMTDEAVAGDLFDRTERELGGIDILVNNVGGGKNIPFLDIDEKLWHEVLDLNLHTTFRCIRLVLPGMLERGFGRIINIASQLGVKGGFQLAHYATAKAGLIGLTRSLALEFAGSGVTVNAIAPGRIQTELRPGAARVSQEWLERKLREIPMSRFGRVEEVAATAVLIASSPSGDFYTGQTFHPNGGEVMP, encoded by the coding sequence ATGGCGACGGGTTTGGCCGGCAAGGTCGCAGTTGTCACCGGATCATCGCGGGGGATCGGCAAAGGTATCGCGGTTGCCTTGGCCCGGGAGGGCGCCAAGGTTGTTGTCAACGGACTTGACGATGACGTTGAGGCGGAGAAGACCTACCGCGAGGTGACACAGAACGGCGGCGTTGCACTCCTGTGCCCGGGAGACATGACCGACGAGGCCGTCGCCGGTGACCTGTTTGACAGGACCGAGCGAGAACTCGGCGGGATCGACATCCTGGTGAACAACGTCGGCGGCGGGAAGAACATCCCCTTCCTGGACATCGATGAAAAACTGTGGCACGAGGTGCTCGACCTGAACCTGCACACGACATTCCGCTGCATCCGCCTCGTCCTCCCAGGGATGCTCGAACGCGGGTTCGGCAGGATCATCAACATCGCATCCCAGCTGGGCGTCAAGGGCGGGTTTCAACTCGCCCACTACGCCACCGCCAAGGCGGGCCTCATCGGCCTGACGCGTTCCCTGGCCCTCGAGTTCGCCGGGTCGGGGGTGACGGTCAACGCGATCGCCCCCGGGCGGATCCAGACCGAGCTCCGCCCCGGGGCGGCCCGAGTGAGCCAGGAATGGCTCGAACGGAAGCTGCGGGAGATTCCGATGAGCCGCTTCGGGCGGGTGGAGGAAGTGGCCGCGACAGCCGTGCTCATCGCGTCCAGCCCAAGCGGTGACTTCTACACCGGTCAGACGTTCCACCCCAACGGTGGCGAGGTCATGCCGTGA
- a CDS encoding RidA family protein, translated as MTMSQVEALFPADAPAPVAPLSPAVRWGELIFVSGQVPRDVHGVITEGGVAEQTRTVLDNIRLILEGCGSSLQSVVKTTVFLTRISDMAEMNAVYAEVFGEHRPARSTVEISALGKPEFLVEIEAIAVSSTNP; from the coding sequence ATGACGATGTCTCAGGTTGAAGCCCTCTTTCCCGCCGACGCGCCGGCGCCCGTCGCTCCGTTGAGCCCGGCAGTCCGGTGGGGCGAGCTGATCTTCGTATCCGGGCAGGTGCCTCGCGACGTGCACGGCGTCATCACCGAGGGTGGAGTCGCCGAGCAGACTCGCACCGTGCTCGACAACATCCGTCTGATCCTGGAAGGCTGCGGGTCATCCCTTCAGTCGGTCGTCAAGACGACGGTCTTCCTGACCAGGATCTCGGACATGGCGGAGATGAACGCCGTGTACGCGGAGGTCTTCGGCGAGCATCGGCCGGCGCGTTCCACCGTGGAGATCTCCGCGCTCGGCAAGCCAGAGTTCCTCGTCGAGATCGAGGCGATCGCGGTTTCCTCGACCAACCCGTGA
- a CDS encoding nucleoside deaminase: MTAVVKQRLVGEAALTTRDQELLRQAFADAKEAGRAGERPFAAIVFSRSGRVLASAINTQVSTGDFTMHAELSALRQAVEQAGRSQVEGATLYASSEPCAMCSAGAFFAGIGRIVFGTSASSTYALLPRPGSQLAMNTACVLGSGDRDVIVIGPALEQEGLSHLREARP, from the coding sequence GTGACGGCTGTCGTCAAGCAGCGACTCGTCGGTGAGGCGGCTCTGACTACTAGGGACCAGGAGCTTCTCCGGCAGGCCTTTGCCGACGCCAAGGAGGCGGGCAGAGCCGGCGAGCGTCCGTTCGCTGCGATTGTGTTCTCCCGGTCTGGCCGGGTGCTGGCCTCTGCGATCAACACACAGGTGTCCACCGGCGATTTCACCATGCACGCGGAGCTGTCCGCTCTTCGTCAGGCAGTGGAGCAGGCAGGGCGTTCGCAGGTGGAGGGCGCGACGTTGTACGCGAGCAGCGAGCCGTGTGCGATGTGCTCCGCCGGTGCCTTCTTCGCCGGGATCGGTCGGATCGTGTTTGGCACGAGCGCCAGCAGCACCTACGCGCTGCTGCCACGACCAGGCAGCCAGTTGGCGATGAATACCGCTTGCGTTCTCGGGTCCGGGGATCGCGATGTCATCGTGATCGGTCCCGCTCTTGAGCAGGAGGGCCTGTCGCACCTGCGCGAGGCGCGGCCCTGA